The DNA sequence CCAAATCACTTGATCCGTTGGTGAAATTTTATTTTGTATTTCCGAGAAGACATGAGTCCTTCCTTGTACCCAAAGTCTTGCTTTAGGATGAAATAAAGAAGCAATCTTCATTCCTGCTCCCATAAGTTTAATGCCGAAAGAATATAAAAATGAATTCAAAATTTATCTGTTACTGTTATTTAAAATTTAACTTTTTTCAAGACTCTAGTTTAAAAAGAATTGCCTTAATTCAATTAAGGCAATTTTTATTCATATTTGAGTTGAAAAATAAATTAATATTTGGAAATAGTACAAATATCTTTTCGATAAAAAGTACTATTGATTAGTAAGCTCTCGCAAATAAGACTCTTCTTTTGGAAGGATTCCCTGAATATATACATATTCCCTCTTCCTCTTTAGCATCTAAAGGGATGCAACGAATGGTTGCTTTCGTTTCAGCTTTTATTTTTTCTTCTACTTCTAACGAACCATCCCAATGAGCAGAAATAAATCCGCCTTTTTCGTCCAATACTTTTTTAAATTCCTCGTAAGAATTTACTTCGGTAATTAAAGAATCTCTGTGTGATTTCGCTTTATTGAAAATATTTTGTTGAATTTCTTTCAATAAATCTTGAATGTGTTCAGCTAAACCATCTACAGAATGTTGATGCTTTTCTAAAGTATCTCTTCGAGCTATTTCAACTTGTTTATTTTCAAGATCCTTAGGGCCAATGGTAACCCGAACCGGTATGCCTTTTAACTCATATTCATTAAATTTCCAACCCGGTTTATATTCAGTTCTATCATCAAATTTAACACTAATTCCCAACTTTTTAAGTTGAGAGATAAGTGTATCTGCTAATTCAGAAATTGCATTTAATTGTTCGTCATTTCTATGAATAGGTACAATAACTACTTGGATTGGAGCTATATTGGGAGGAAGTACTAATCCATGGTCATCGGAATGAGACATGATTAAAGCTCCGATAAGACGGGTAGATACTCCCCAAGAGGTAGCCCAAACATATTCTTGTTTACCCTCTTTTGATTGATATTTCACATCAAATGCTTTGGCAAAATTCTGACCTAAAAAATGAGAAGTTCCGGCTTGTAACGCTTTACCGTCTTGCATCATAGCTTCAATACAATAAGTTTCTTCAGCACCTGCAAATCTTTCCGCAGGAGATTTTACCCCTTGAATTACAGGAATACCCATAAAGTTTTCAACAAAATCGGTATAAACATTTAACATTCTTTCAGCTTCTTCAATAGCCTCTTCTTTGGATACATGGGCAGTGTGTCCTTCTTGCCATAAAAATTCAGCAGTTCTTAAAAACAATCGGGTTCTCATTTCCCAACGAACTACATTAGCCCATTGATTAATTAAAATAGGTAAATCCCTATGAGATTTAATCCAGTTTTTATAAGTATTCCAAATTATGGTTTCAGAAGTTGGCCGAACAATCAATTCTTCCTCCAATTTGGCATCCGGGTCAACAATCACTCCCTTTCCGTCAGGAGAATTTTTTAATCGATAATGAGTAACTACAGCACATTCTTTGGCAAAACCTTCCACATGATCCGATTCTTTAGACAGATAAGATTTGGGAATAAACAAAGGAAAATAGGCATTTTCATGTCCGGTATCTTTAAACATCTGATCCAATTGTCGTTGCATTTTTTCCCAAATAGCATATCCATAAGGTTTTATAACCATACATCCTCTAACCCCGGAATTTTCAGCCATATCGGCTTTTATTACCAGTTCGTTATACCATTTACTGTAATCTTCTTCTCTTGATGTAAGTGTTGCCATAATGCTTTTCTACTGTTTTTAAACTTTCTGTAATTATAACTGTCATAATTCTTAAGATACTTTGTCACATTACTATTGCAGCAAAATAGGTATTTCTTAATTGGTACGACTTTTGCGAATTTAAAATGATTCAAGAACAAAATTATAATAAATATATAAACTACTAAAAAATATCATGAAGAATATCAGTTGTAATTTAGGACGAGTTTTCATGAAAGTTGGTACTCTCTTATGGGTGTCGGTTTTTTTAACATCATGTTATGTCGGCCAATCTTCATATGCCGGTGAGGATAGTGTATATTATTCAAATAAGACTCGAAAAAATAATAAACAAAAGTCTTATGATTACGTATATGATGAGGGTACAAGCTCATCCAATTCATATTCAGACAGTCAAGTAAGAATAGGTAAAAAATATATTGATCCAAATTCTAATGCCAGTGATTTATTATACGATGATGATTATAACAAAAGTGATGCTTCTTCCAATACTGTTTATCGCTACAGTGATGAAATCAATCAATCTTATTCCAATAATAATAGCAGAGACGGTTGGGGAGATGATGGCGGAACTGTAGTTAATAATTATTATTACGGAGGTTACAGTCCTTATTATTCCTATTATTGGGGCGCACCCTATTGGGGATGGAGAAGTTATTGGAGTCCCTATTATGGATGGAATTGGGGCGTTTCAGTAGGCTGGGGCTGGGGATGGTCCGGTTGGGGATGGGATTATCCTTCATATTGGGGTCCATCTTGGGGTTGGAATTATCCGGGTTATTGGAGGCCTCATCACCATTATTGGGATAATGGTTGGTGTTGTTCAAGATATTATGCTAATTACGGATCAAGATCTTCTTATTTGAATAGTTCAAGAGGAAACTCATATATTTCAAGATCTTACGGAACGTCTCGTTCAAGACAAATACAAGACATTCAAAGACAAAATAGTAGAAATACCATCATTTCGGGAAGCCGAAGTAATGGGATAAGTAATTCAAGAATCAATAGAGGTTCTACATCTACTATTTCAAGAAACAATGAAAGTGGAAGAAACGGTTCAATTATAGGCGGCTCAAGAGCTAATGCAGCAGTTGTTACTCCCGAAAATTCAAGAAATAATTCCGGAGCTGTAATTGGAGGCTCAAGAAATAATACGATAACTAATTCAGAAGGCTCTAGATCCACCGGAGTAATTAGAGGTTCCCGAAATAGTATAGGTACATTGGAAGGATCAAGAAATCAAGTGGGGATTGGAAATTCCGGAAACGGAAGAGAATCATCCAATTCAGGAACTATAAGAGGGTCTAGAAACAGTACGGGAATTATAGGTGGATCCAGAAATTACGAATCAGGTTCTTCTAGAATATCTTCACCAAACTATCAAACACCAAGTTCAAGCAGTCGTGAAAGTTCTCGCGGATCTATAATTGGAGGAGGTAATCGAGGCTTTGGAGGAGGTTCCATAAGTAGTGGCAGCCGTGGCGGCTTTGGAGGAGGCTCCCTGGGAGGTGGTCGCGGAGGCGTTATAGGTGGTAGAAGATAATATAATAATATAACTCAAATTATGAACAAGAAATTATTATACGGTTTTATCCTTTCATCCATGGTTTTGATAGGTAAATCACAAACCAATAGATTTTATCCCAATGATGTATCTGATGCTTTTAGTATTTTTGGTGATAATTCCAATAATACAACAGGTACTGCTAGATATATAGGTATGGGGGGATCTATGGGGGCTTTAGGAGGTGATCTTAGTGCCGTAGAAACAAACCCTGCCGGTCTAGGTATTTTTAGAAATTCTGTAGCGAATATTTCAATGAGTATCTTATCTAATAAAAATAAAGCTACTATGGGCAACGGAGTAAATTCCAATACCGATACCAATTTTAATGTTCCCGGTGCCGGAGTTGCATTGGCTTTAGGTGATGAAGCAGACTTATTTAAAGTAAACGTTGGAGTAAACTTTTCTTATCAAAGAGTAGATAACGACGTAAACTTTTCCAGAAATACCAAATTAAATTATTTATATCCTAATAAAGATAATGTAGATCAACTTTATGAAATGGTCAATTATGATCAGTATACCAATGGATATAAATCAAAAATGAAATTCAGTTTGGCAACCAATTACATGGATAGA is a window from the Apibacter sp. B3706 genome containing:
- the proS gene encoding proline--tRNA ligase, which gives rise to MATLTSREEDYSKWYNELVIKADMAENSGVRGCMVIKPYGYAIWEKMQRQLDQMFKDTGHENAYFPLFIPKSYLSKESDHVEGFAKECAVVTHYRLKNSPDGKGVIVDPDAKLEEELIVRPTSETIIWNTYKNWIKSHRDLPILINQWANVVRWEMRTRLFLRTAEFLWQEGHTAHVSKEEAIEEAERMLNVYTDFVENFMGIPVIQGVKSPAERFAGAEETYCIEAMMQDGKALQAGTSHFLGQNFAKAFDVKYQSKEGKQEYVWATSWGVSTRLIGALIMSHSDDHGLVLPPNIAPIQVVIVPIHRNDEQLNAISELADTLISQLKKLGISVKFDDRTEYKPGWKFNEYELKGIPVRVTIGPKDLENKQVEIARRDTLEKHQHSVDGLAEHIQDLLKEIQQNIFNKAKSHRDSLITEVNSYEEFKKVLDEKGGFISAHWDGSLEVEEKIKAETKATIRCIPLDAKEEEGICIYSGNPSKRRVLFARAY